The following nucleotide sequence is from Thermostaphylospora chromogena.
CCGGGCTGGCCCCGACCGTCGAGTCGGTACTCGATCGCCTGGAGTGGGAACGGCCCCGCCGTCGAGGGGCGTTCCGCGACCGCATGGTGGAGTTCACGCTGCGCGAGGCGGAGCAGCTCGGCGTGACCGGGCTGGGCGCGCTGTCCGGGCACGGGCGCGCCCTGATCGACCGGAACGACGAGAGGAACGCCGAGGAGAGCACGGCTCGGGCCGCCGAGACGCTCGCGCCGCTGCTGCCCGAGCCGGTGGACCACGTGCTGCTCCAGGCCGACCTGACGGCCGTCGCGCCGGGCCCGCTGACCAGCGAGCTACGCCGCAGCCTGGCTCTGGTCGCCGACGTGGAGTCCACCGGCGGCGCCACCGTGTACCGCTTCAGCGAGCATTCGGTACGGCGGGCGTTGGACGCGGGGCAGGGCGCCGACGAGCTGCTGGCCATGCTGGAGCGCCACTCGACGACGCCCGTTCCGCAGCCGCTGCGCTACCTCGTCACCGACGTCGCCCGCAGGCACGGACGTGTCCGGGTCGGCACGGCGAGCGCGTACATCCGCTGTGACGATCCGGCCGTGCTCGACCAGGTGATGGCCGACCGGCAGTCGCTCCCGCTGCGGCTGCGCAGGCTCGCGTCCACCGTGATCGCGTCGCGGTCGTCCCGTGCCGTGCTGGTGGACGCGCTGCGCGCGATGGGTTACGCGCCGGTCGCCGAGTCGCTGGAGGGGGACGTTCTGATCTCGCGGCTCGACGCGCGGCGGACCGACGCCGTGCCGCCCCCACGCCCGCCCGTGGGCGGGAGCGGGCCGGATCCGGAGACGGTGGCGGCGGCGGTGCGCGCGCTGCGCGCGGGCGACGCCGCCCATCTGGCCCGCCGGCCGCCCGTGGCCGCTCCGGACGGTGAGCTCCCCCGCTCCCCGGCGAGCGCCACCATCTCCGCGCTGCGGGAGGCCATCCGGACGGGCGGCCGGGTGTGGATCGGATACCTGGACAATCAGGGACAGGCCACCGGCCGGATCCTGGAACCGGCGCGGATGGAGGGCGGCTACCTCACCGCCTACGACGAGACCCGCGCCGCCGTCCACCGCTTCGCCCTCCACCGCATCACGGGGGTCTCCGCGATCGAGTGAGCGGGAACGGCGGGCGATCCGCGGAGGACCGTTCACCCTCTCTTAGGTAAATATCGTGGTATTTGTTGACGTTACCCGCGCGCAGCGGATCGGGAAGCGCTCAACGGATTGGGAAGATCGCCAGTGACCAGCCACCCGGAGAACCCGCACGGCTCCGATGACGGGCGGCCCGAACCAGGGGCCGACCAGCCGACCACCCCCTCCTGGGAGCAGCCCTCCGGCCCGCAGGACGGAGGGAACGGCGGTTACGCTCAGCCGGGATACGGCGCCCCAGGCTACGGCCAGGGCGGCTATCCCCCACCGGGATACGGCGCCCCCGGCTACGGCCAGGGTGGCTATCCTCCGCCGGGCTACGGGTACGGCTATCCGCACAACCCCAAGTCCGACGGGGCACGCACGCACGCCATCGTGGCGCTGATCGTCAGCCTCTTCTTCGCGTTCAGCTGCTACGTGACGCTGGGAGGGATCGCCGGCGCCATCCTGTCCGGCATCGCCCTCAGCAAGGTCGACCGCGATCCCGATCACGCCAACCGCCTCCTGAAGTGGTGCTGGATCAGCATCGCGATCAACGTGGTACTGCTCGTCCTCGGCATAGCAGCCTTCATCATCGCGGGGGTCAGCGGCGCCTTCGACTGACGCTCCCGCCACGGACCCGATGGCGACGCGCGGCCGCGTGTGACACCATCCTGAAATCGTCGGCACGCCCGGAGCCGCCATCCCAGCGGCCGGGAGGCGAAGGCGTCTCCACGGGCCGGGACCGTTTCCGGCCCGCGCGCCGCCGTCCACCGCGTCACGAGGGTGTCCGAGATCGAGTGAGCGGGAACGGCGGGCGATCCACAAAACACCATTCCTCGCTCTTCCGGACAAACATCGTGGTATCTGTTGACGTTATCCGCATGCAGCGGATCGGGAAGCGCTCAGCAGATTGGGAAGATCGCCAGTGACCAGCCACCCGGAGAACCCGCACGGGTCCGATGACGGGCGGCCCGAACCAGGGGGCGACCAGCCGGCCGCCCCCTCCTGGGAGCAGCCCTCCGGCCCGCAGGACGGAGGGAACGGCGGTTACGCTCAGCCGGGATACGGCCAGGGCGGCTACCCCCCACCGGGATACGGCGCCCCCGGCTACGGCCAGGGTGGCTATCCTCCGCCGGGCTACGGGTACGGCCATCCGCATCCCAAGTCCGACGGGGTGCGCGTGCACGCCATCGTGGCCCTGGTCATCAGCATCATCTTGGCGTTCAGCTGCTACGTGACGCTGGGAGGGATCGCCGGCGCCATCCTGTCCGGCAGGGCGCTCAGCAAGGTCGAATACGAGCCCGATCGCGCCAGCCGCCTCCTGAGGTGGTGCTGGATCAGCATCGGGATCAACGTGATACTGTTCGTCCTCGGCTTCAGCACCCTCATGTACGTGGGGCTCAACGGCGCCTGAGACTGACGCTCCCACCACGGACCCGATGGCGGCGCACGGCCGCGTGTGACACCATCCTGAAATCGTCGGCACGCCCGGAGCCGCCGTCCCAGCGGCCGGGAGGCGAAGGCGTCTCCACGGGCCGGGACTGTTTCCGGCCCGCGCGCCGTTGGACACCCGTAGCAACCGAACCGGGGGAGCATCTGTGAACGACGGCCCGCTCATCGTGCAGTCGGACAAGACACTGCTGCTGGAGGTCGACCATGCGGCGGCGGACGCCTGCCGCAAGGCCATCGCGCCCTTCGCCGAGCTGGAGCGGGCTCCGGAACACGTGCACACCTACCGGATCACGCCGCTGGCGCTGTGGAACGCGCGAGCGGCCGGGCACGACGCCGAGCAGGTGATCGACGCGCTGATCACCTACAGCCGCTACCCGGTCCCCCACGCGCTGCTGATCGACATCGCCGAGACCATGGCGAGGTACGGCAGGCTCCGCCTGGAGAAGCACCCCGCCGCCGGACTCGTGCTCACCACCACCGACCGCGCCGTGCTCGAAGAGGTACTGCGGTCGAAGAAGGTCCGCCCGATGCTCGGGGAGCGGATCGACGACGACACCGTGGCCGTGCACCCTTCAGAACGCGGCACGCTCAAGCAGGCCCTGCTCAAACTGGGCTGGCCCGCCGAAGACCTCGCCGGGTACGTCGACGGCGAGCACCACCCGATCCGGCTGGTGGAGGACGGCTGGGCGCTACGCCCGTACCAGCGCGAGGCGGCCGACGCCTTCTGGCACGGCGGGTCGGGCGTGGTCGTGCTGCCCTGCGGCGCGGGCAAGACCATCGTGGGCGCCGCCGCGATGGCGCACGCCCAGGCGACCACGTTGATCCTGGTCACCAACACCGTCAGCGCCCACCAGTGGAAGCGGGAGCTGCTGCGGCGCACGTCGTTGACCGAGGACGAGATCGGCGAGTACACCGGCACGAAGAAGGAGATCCGGCCGGTCACGATCGCCACGTACCAGGTGATGACGACCCGTCGTAAGGGCGCCTACCGCCATCTGGAGCTGTTCGACGCCCGGGACTGGGGCCTGATCGTCTACGACGAGGTGCACCTGCTGCCCGCGCCGATCTTCCGGATGACCGCCGATCTGCAGGCGCGCCGCCGGATGGGCCTGACCGCCACGCTGGTCCGCGAGGACGGCCGGGAGGGCGACGTGTTCTCGCTGATCGGCCCCAAGCGCTACGACGCGCCGTGGAAGGAGATGGAGAACCAGGGCTGGATCGCACCCGCCGACTGCGTGGAGGTGCGGGTCACGCTGACCGACGAGGAGCGGCTGGCCTACGCGATGGCCGACACCGAAGAGCGCTATCGATTCTGCGCGACCACGCCGTCCAAGCTGCGGGTCACCGAGGCGCTGGTGCGCCGGCACCCGGGCGAGCAGGTGCTGGTGATCGGACAGTACATCGACCAGCTCGACGAGCTGGGCGAGCTTCTCGGCGCGCCGGTCATCAAGGGCGAGACGCGGGTGCGCGAGCGCGAGCGGCTCTTCCAGGCGTTCCGCGAGGGTGAGCTGAAGGTCCTGGTGGTGTCGAAGGTGGCGAACTTCTCGATCGACCTGCCGGAGGCGTCGGTGGCGATCCAGGTGTCGGGTACGTTCGGCTCGCGGCAGGAGGAGGCCCAGCGGCTCGGGCGGGTGCTGCGTCCCAAGTCGGGGGGCGGGGGCGCCCGGTTCTACTCGGTGGTGAGCAGGGACACCGTGGATCAGGAGTTCGCGGCTCACCGGCAGCGCTTCCTCGCCGAGCAGGGGTACGCCTACCGCATCGTTGACGCCGACGACGTGCTCGCCGGCGACTGACCCTCGGCCAGCGCACGTCGAACACGCCGTCTTCTGTCAGCTTCTGTCAGGTTCTGTCACGTCCACGAAAACCCACGGCTCCTGGACAGTCGAACCACCCCCTCGGCCGACCCAATGACCAACTCGGACTTATCCCATAATCCAAGTAAGTCACCGCCACTCCCCGTTTCTATACATAAATAAAGCTATTTTGACGGACAGTGCCGGATTCGTCACTGGGCGAGCGTTCCTCCGATGAACAACGTCGCCACCGCCGCCACCCACGCGGCGGCCGACACTCCCATCACCGCCGGAAACCGGTGCTTGGGCGCGGCCAGCCAGCCGTACACCGCGACACCCCCGGCGACGACGGCGAAGACCCCGGAGAACGTGGAGGCCGTCTCCAACCGCCGGGCGCATTCTGCGGAGGATTCGCCGTCGGCGCAGAACGCCTCCAGTCCCCACCCGGCGAACACCGACAGCCCCCACAGGGCGGCGAGAAGCAGCACGGCGACCGTGGGGATGACAGGAGAGACGATCACCCGACTGCGCACCATCTTCTGGCCACCCCTTTCCGCGCACGCC
It contains:
- a CDS encoding DNA repair helicase XPB — translated: MNDGPLIVQSDKTLLLEVDHAAADACRKAIAPFAELERAPEHVHTYRITPLALWNARAAGHDAEQVIDALITYSRYPVPHALLIDIAETMARYGRLRLEKHPAAGLVLTTTDRAVLEEVLRSKKVRPMLGERIDDDTVAVHPSERGTLKQALLKLGWPAEDLAGYVDGEHHPIRLVEDGWALRPYQREAADAFWHGGSGVVVLPCGAGKTIVGAAAMAHAQATTLILVTNTVSAHQWKRELLRRTSLTEDEIGEYTGTKKEIRPVTIATYQVMTTRRKGAYRHLELFDARDWGLIVYDEVHLLPAPIFRMTADLQARRRMGLTATLVREDGREGDVFSLIGPKRYDAPWKEMENQGWIAPADCVEVRVTLTDEERLAYAMADTEERYRFCATTPSKLRVTEALVRRHPGEQVLVIGQYIDQLDELGELLGAPVIKGETRVRERERLFQAFREGELKVLVVSKVANFSIDLPEASVAIQVSGTFGSRQEEAQRLGRVLRPKSGGGGARFYSVVSRDTVDQEFAAHRQRFLAEQGYAYRIVDADDVLAGD
- a CDS encoding MgtC/SapB family protein — encoded protein: MTSHPENPHGSDDGRPEPGADQPTTPSWEQPSGPQDGGNGGYAQPGYGAPGYGQGGYPPPGYGAPGYGQGGYPPPGYGYGYPHNPKSDGARTHAIVALIVSLFFAFSCYVTLGGIAGAILSGIALSKVDRDPDHANRLLKWCWISIAINVVLLVLGIAAFIIAGVSGAFD